One Salvelinus sp. IW2-2015 linkage group LG4q.2, ASM291031v2, whole genome shotgun sequence DNA window includes the following coding sequences:
- the LOC111963329 gene encoding transforming acidic coiled-coil-containing protein 3 isoform X2: MEPAAMLEVVQPVLEAPVQPEMKPMAPLSTAPKETSKPAEESITQPSAAPSKDGAVKLEFNFDDGEVKCKPPPKKFGKRPVLKPTWKKAVPTEKKEPAQSKESPVKPLVNTDYEIPLPKGKYNFDLDKFDPNVNPFGTNVKMTESTVCKVKSSPDAKAPTSVRLAVSPEKVAEPVQQETAPSLCVSIAGYEPDRSAVKEGIDNIPQNPKLQMDSCEVQDPSSGKEQEPPTKPDQPSLSTPEPLELCQFEQTPQNGISEFNEDFVPGNTFMASDFDRQMDYLEQFGSSTFKESALRKQSLYLKFDPLMRESPKKSGVPAGLNNLPRPAPFASLVETQKTGDEEVNGLKSVNPKLLHDLPPVQDVGPRTLVGNSPVLENLVPTFPQPANPDDNIIEVLKYSQQDMNAAIAKIQKRAKENADEWKSKHDTLSQDNHEMGKIMSAFEATIAQILADKQRETEKAQADITKVLQEKEQLSHDLNAMERSFSDLFKRLDKYKEVIEGYIKNEEMLKKCAQDYLARIKEEEQRYQTLKAHAEHKISLANGEIAEVRSKLKDEDAALQAQLRREQLKAQSLXKSLDQKVSHPQSEVVHEGAFISIICSEKCFALIMVDFVFLLADFLSPQVKETEELTNLCDELIAKVQKG, encoded by the exons ATGGAACCAGCAGCCATGCTTGAGGTGGTTCAGCCTGTCTTAGAGGCACCTGTCCAGCCAGAGATGAAACCTATGGCACCATTGTCAACTGCTCCCAAAGAGACCAGCAAGCCAGCTGAAGAATCCATAACTCAGCCCAGTGCAGCCCCTTCCAAGGATGGTGCAGTGAAACTTGAGTTCAATTTTGATGATGGCGAGGTCAAGTGTAAGCCTCCTCCCAAAAAGTTTGGCAAAAGGCCTGTTTTGAAGCCGACATGGAAAAAGGCTGTACCTACAGAAAAAAAAGAACCTGCTCAATCCAAGGAATCGCCAGTGAAGCCATTGGTCAATACTGATTATGAAATTCCTCTTCCCAAGGGCAAGTACAACTTTGACTTGGATAAATTTGACCCAAATGTCAATCCATTTGGTACAAATGTAAAAATGACTGAATCTACAGTCTGTAAGGTGAAATCCAGTCCAGATGCCAAGGCACCAACCTCAGTCAGGTTGGCTGTCTCCCCTGAGAAAGTGGCAGAGCCTGTTCAGCAAGAAACTGCCCCATCACTATG TGTTTCTATTGCTGGATATGAACCTGATCGTTCTGCTGTAAAAGAAGGAATT gacaacattccacagaatCCGAAGCTTCAGATGGACTCTTGTGAAGTTCAGGATCCTTCCTCtggaaaagagcaggaacctCCAACTAAACCTGACCAACCTTCGCTAAGCACTCCAGAACCCTTGGAACTCTGCCAATTTGAGCAGACCCCACAGAATGGCATTTCAGAATTTAATGAGGACTTTGTTCCTGGAAACACAT TCATGGCGAGTGACTTTGACAGACAGATGGACTACCTGGAGCAGTTTGGGTCCAGCACT TTTAAGGAGTCGGCACTGAGAAAACAATCACTGTACCTCAAATTTGACCCACTAATGCGGGAGAGCCCCAAGAAGTCTGGAGTCCCTGCAGGACTCAACAACCTCCCACGACCTGCTCCCTTTGCTTCACT TGTGGAGACCCAGAAGACTGGAGACGAGGAGGTGAATGGACTGAAATCTGTCAACCCTAAACTGCTTCATGACCTACCACCT GTTCAAGATGTTGGTCCTCGGACTCTTGTGGGGAATTCCCCTGTGCTTGAGAATCTGGTCCCTACTTTCCCCCAACCAGCCAACCCTGACGATAACATCATAGAGGTGCTGAAATACAGTCAGCAAGACATGAATGCTGCCATTGCCAAGATCCAGAAACGA GCAAAGGAGAATGCGGATGAATGGAAATCGAAGCATGACACGCTATCTCAGGATAATCATGAAATGGG GAAAATCATGTCAGCATTTGAAGCCACAATTGCTCAGATATTGG CTGATAAACAGAGGGAGACGGAGAAGGCCCAGGCTGACATCACTAAAGTCCTGCAGGAGAAGGAACAGTTATCACATGACCTAAATGCCATGGAGCGGTCCTTCTCAGATCTCTTCAAGAGACTAGACAAATACAAAGAGGTCATCGAGGGTTACATAAAG AATGAAGAGATGCTGAAGAAATGTGCTCAAGATTACCTGGCTAGGATCAAGGAGGAGGAGCAGCGCTACCAGACCCTGAAAGCTCATGCAGAGCATAAAATTAGCCT GGCGAATGGAGAGATTGCAGAGGTGCGCTCCAAACTAAAGGATGAGGACGCTGCACTTCAGGCCCAGCTGCGCAGGGAGCAGCTAAAGGCCCAGTCACTGGRGAAGAGCCTTGACCAGAAAGTAAGTCACCCTCAATCTGAAGTAGTCCATGAGGGTGCCTTTATCAGTATTATTTGTTCAGAAAAGTGTTTTGCACTTATCATGGTTGATTTTGTTTTCCTCCTTGCTGATTTTCTGTCCCCTCAGGTAAAAGAGACTGAAGAACTCACCAACCTTTGCGATGAACTAATAGCTAAAGTCCAGAAGGGCTGA